Proteins co-encoded in one Arachis hypogaea cultivar Tifrunner chromosome 11, arahy.Tifrunner.gnm2.J5K5, whole genome shotgun sequence genomic window:
- the LOC112722751 gene encoding uncharacterized protein isoform X1: MQYMSGFLRKKWVASGLMEVHLLHKATIGYRFPGKDYIKAALQSIKAGEVGLTLTAASTVIFAEQSWTPDDLIQAEDRAHRIGHVSSVNIYYLLANDMVDDIIWDVVQFKPDNLGQMLDGHENTLAVSNNQPLSSPAKHTTIEHSPSRQRTLDQFVRRCDKVDRSEHQPDLRRTCQS; encoded by the exons ATGCAATACATGAGTGGCTTCTT AAGAAAAAAGTGGGTTGCATCTGGATTGATGGAGGTACACCTGCTGCACAAGGCAACAATTGGTTACAGATTTCCAGGAAAAGATTATATCAAGGCAGCTCTG CAATCCATTAAAGCTGGAGAAGTTGGATTAACTTTAACTGCTGCAAGCACAGTTATCTTTGCTGAACAATCCTGGACTCCAGATGACCTAATTCAGGCCGAAGATCGCGCTCATAGAATTGGCCAC GTCTCATCAGTAAATATATACTACTTGTTGGCAAATGATATGGTTGATGACATCATATG GGATGTGGTGCAATTCAAACCGGATAATTTGGGGCAG ATGTTAGATGGCCATGAGAACACCTTAGCTGTGTCAAATAATCAGCCATTGAGTAGCCCTGCAAAGCATACTACTATTGAGCATAGCCCTTCAAGGCAGAGAACTCTTGACCAGTTTGTCAGAAGATGTGATAAAGTGGATAGGTCGGAACATCAGCCTGACCTGAGACGGACCTGTCAGTCATGA